A genomic region of Dactylococcopsis salina PCC 8305 contains the following coding sequences:
- a CDS encoding metal-sensing transcriptional repressor produces MTENASPKAQYNETSHSHPHSDFASHPHVHSEESLRRIVNRLSRLEGHIRGVKTMVSESRSCPEVLMQIAAVRGALDRVARMILDEHLSECITRASKEGNIDTELEELKAALDRFLP; encoded by the coding sequence ATGACTGAAAACGCTTCTCCGAAAGCTCAATATAATGAAACTTCTCATTCTCACCCTCACTCGGATTTTGCAAGTCATCCCCATGTCCATAGTGAGGAATCTTTACGGCGGATTGTCAATCGTCTCTCGCGCTTAGAGGGACATATTAGGGGGGTGAAAACAATGGTTTCTGAAAGCCGTTCTTGTCCAGAGGTATTAATGCAAATTGCGGCGGTGAGAGGAGCGTTAGATCGCGTCGCGCGGATGATTCTAGACGAACATTTGAGTGAATGTATCACTCGCGCCTCAAAAGAAGGGAACATTGACACGGAATTGGAAGAACTGAAAGCAGCGCTCGATCGATTTCTCCCCTAA
- the hppD gene encoding 4-hydroxyphenylpyruvate dioxygenase has protein sequence MKIDQIHFYVENASQWRNWFVSQMGFQSVASPHRNQNTVMEVVKSGEAVFVLYAAENENSPIADYLQNHPPGVAAVTFHVPQLAQKLSNFLTPDVTLLQPLQKMETEKGCLRWCQILGVTGLIHTLVERQGITPLLPSQPKWVEKSPPETESSSGLFFTGIDHLVLNVARGALTPTVQWYEKVFGWQRKQAFSIETPRSGLHSQVLVDPDGEVQFPINEPSSDNSQIQEFIDYNRGAGIQHLALSTSDVATTTIKLKERGISFLSVPNTYYTELKERFSELPLTEPEWEKIKQAQVLVDCEAPDLTASVRRNPLLLQIFTKPIFAEPTFFFELIERRDRAQGFGEGNFRALFEAIEREQFDSSL, from the coding sequence ATGAAGATTGATCAGATTCATTTTTACGTGGAAAATGCTTCCCAATGGCGTAACTGGTTTGTTTCCCAGATGGGCTTTCAATCGGTTGCGTCACCTCATCGCAATCAAAATACAGTGATGGAAGTGGTCAAAAGTGGGGAAGCGGTGTTTGTGCTTTACGCTGCGGAAAATGAAAATAGCCCCATTGCTGATTATCTGCAAAATCACCCGCCAGGAGTGGCAGCAGTAACCTTTCATGTTCCCCAACTAGCACAAAAACTGTCGAACTTTCTCACCCCAGATGTCACTTTATTACAGCCGTTACAAAAAATGGAGACGGAAAAAGGCTGTCTCCGATGGTGTCAAATATTGGGGGTAACAGGATTAATTCACACTTTAGTTGAGCGTCAGGGAATTACCCCCTTACTTCCCTCTCAACCGAAATGGGTGGAAAAGTCTCCTCCTGAAACGGAATCAAGTTCAGGGTTATTCTTTACTGGAATTGATCATCTGGTTTTAAATGTGGCGAGAGGGGCTTTAACGCCTACGGTACAGTGGTATGAGAAGGTTTTTGGTTGGCAACGGAAACAAGCCTTTTCCATCGAAACGCCTCGATCGGGCTTACACTCACAGGTATTAGTTGATCCCGATGGGGAAGTGCAATTTCCCATTAATGAACCGAGTTCTGATAATTCCCAAATTCAGGAGTTTATTGATTATAATCGTGGCGCTGGCATTCAACATCTTGCCTTAAGTACCTCTGATGTGGCGACAACCACCATAAAGTTAAAAGAGAGGGGAATCTCTTTTTTAAGCGTTCCTAACACTTATTACACCGAACTCAAGGAACGTTTTTCTGAGCTTCCTTTGACAGAACCAGAATGGGAAAAAATCAAACAAGCACAAGTGTTAGTGGATTGTGAAGCACCCGATTTAACCGCTTCTGTGAGGAGAAATCCCTTATTGTTACAAATCTTTACTAAGCCCATTTTCGCCGAACCGACATTCTTTTTTGAACTCATTGAACGGCGCGATCGCGCTCAGGGCTTTGGTGAGGGCAATTTTCGCGCCTTATTTGAAGCCATTGAAAGAGAACAATTTGACAGTTCTTTGTAG
- the malQ gene encoding 4-alpha-glucanotransferase — protein sequence MQLDRASGILLHPTSFPSRYGIGDLGATAYEFVDFLAASGQQLWQVLPLGPTGFGNSPYLSYSALAGNPLLISPDQLLEKGLLTPEEIAQFPNLPEERVDFDRVEAVKMPLLRKAFERFANLPEDQRTPYHEFCHKHEYWVEDFAFFMALKEAHNGISWHEWEEGLAKRDPQTLEKWKKHLGWEIYYHKYLQFEFYRQWKALKNYANERKVKILGDIPIYVAHDSMAVWVHQEIFCLDPETCQPSLMAGVPPDYFSEGGQLWGNPVYNWEKVEANGFDWWLHRFEGTLDYVDLLRIDHFRGFESFWAVPQGEKDARNGYWVQAPGEKFFHILRERLGELPIVAEDLGIITSDVEALRAKFDFPGMKVLHFAFDSGPGNPYLPFNYYDRNCLVYTGTHDNDTTVGWYKKRKAEQKEIVRQYLGGISSEGIQWSMIRLALGSVANQAVIPLQDVLGLGSEARMNTPSQLGNNWEWRYGRDQLTNELRDRLGMLTELYGRSPQ from the coding sequence ATGCAACTTGACCGAGCAAGCGGAATTTTATTACATCCCACCTCCTTTCCTAGTCGCTATGGAATCGGAGATTTAGGCGCAACCGCCTACGAATTTGTGGACTTTCTCGCCGCCAGTGGACAACAATTGTGGCAAGTTTTGCCATTAGGTCCCACTGGGTTTGGGAACTCTCCCTATCTATCCTATTCAGCTTTAGCTGGCAATCCCTTATTAATTAGTCCAGATCAATTATTGGAAAAAGGACTATTAACCCCAGAAGAAATCGCCCAATTTCCCAATCTTCCCGAAGAAAGAGTCGATTTCGATCGAGTCGAAGCAGTAAAAATGCCATTACTGCGAAAAGCCTTTGAACGGTTTGCGAACCTTCCCGAAGATCAGCGCACTCCCTACCATGAGTTTTGTCATAAACATGAGTATTGGGTAGAAGATTTCGCCTTTTTTATGGCGTTAAAAGAAGCCCATAATGGCATCAGTTGGCATGAATGGGAAGAAGGATTAGCGAAACGTGATCCGCAAACCCTAGAGAAATGGAAAAAACACCTCGGATGGGAAATTTACTATCATAAATATCTCCAGTTTGAGTTTTATCGTCAGTGGAAAGCGTTGAAAAATTACGCCAACGAACGAAAAGTTAAAATCCTCGGTGATATTCCCATTTATGTTGCTCACGACAGCATGGCGGTTTGGGTTCATCAAGAGATTTTTTGCCTTGATCCAGAAACTTGTCAACCGTCTTTGATGGCGGGTGTTCCTCCCGATTATTTCAGCGAAGGCGGACAATTATGGGGGAATCCCGTTTATAACTGGGAGAAAGTGGAAGCCAATGGCTTTGATTGGTGGTTACATCGCTTTGAAGGGACTCTCGATTATGTGGATTTATTGCGAATTGACCATTTTCGGGGCTTTGAGTCCTTTTGGGCGGTGCCGCAAGGGGAAAAAGATGCTCGCAATGGCTACTGGGTACAGGCGCCAGGAGAGAAGTTCTTTCATATTTTACGGGAACGTCTCGGTGAATTACCGATCGTTGCTGAGGATTTAGGAATTATTACCTCTGATGTGGAAGCATTACGGGCTAAATTTGATTTTCCAGGGATGAAAGTGTTACATTTTGCTTTTGATTCCGGTCCAGGTAATCCCTATTTACCCTTTAATTACTACGATCGAAATTGTCTGGTTTATACTGGCACTCACGATAATGACACCACCGTTGGCTGGTATAAAAAACGCAAAGCCGAACAAAAAGAGATTGTGCGACAGTATTTAGGGGGCATTTCCTCAGAAGGGATTCAATGGAGTATGATTCGTTTAGCGTTAGGATCAGTGGCGAATCAAGCCGTGATTCCCTTACAGGATGTTCTTGGTTTAGGAAGTGAAGCGCGAATGAATACCCCCAGTCAGTTGGGGAATAACTGGGAATGGCGCTATGGTCGTGATCAGTTAACCAATGAACTGCGCGATCGATTGGGAATGCTAACCGAACTTTATGGTCGATCGCCCCAATAA
- a CDS encoding phosphoglucomutase/phosphomannomutase family protein: MINSPIKFGTDGWRGVIAADFTFARVQQLAPIAAQVLAEYYGNQAQNHLILLGYDRRFLAEKFAQTTAEAVQAAGFNVYLANTYAPTPALSYAATTQSALGAFVLTASHNPADYLGLKIKGAFGGSVTRELTAEIEARFARGDAVSSTEAGTLEMFNPWDAYSAELQSKVDIKRIQSAIEQGKLRIFADVMHGAASGGLSRFLGEGVTEINSNRDPLFGGHPPEPLPRYIPDLFRSIHQAKTDHPEQLRVGLVFDGDSDRIAAVDGEGNFLSSQVLIPILIAHLVKNHGFSGEVVKTVSGSDLMPLVAQQYQQPLHETAIGYKYIAERMLETQVLLGGEESGGIGYGTHIPERDALLSALYVIEAVVMAEKDLGTLYRELQAAVGFYSCYDRVDLSLANEEAKQRVQQVLKNNPPQQIANQSVKDCQTIDGYKFRLEDDSWLLVRFSGTEPLLRLYCEAKNDKQVRTILNWAQQWAIAL; encoded by the coding sequence ATGATTAATTCTCCGATAAAATTTGGGACGGATGGTTGGCGTGGCGTAATTGCTGCTGATTTTACTTTTGCGCGAGTGCAGCAGTTAGCCCCGATCGCGGCGCAAGTGTTAGCCGAGTATTATGGGAATCAAGCTCAAAATCATTTAATCTTGCTGGGATACGATCGACGCTTTTTAGCGGAAAAGTTCGCCCAAACCACCGCTGAAGCGGTACAAGCGGCGGGTTTTAATGTTTATCTCGCCAATACTTATGCTCCCACCCCAGCGTTAAGTTATGCAGCGACAACTCAATCCGCGCTCGGTGCGTTTGTGTTAACCGCGAGTCATAATCCTGCTGACTATTTGGGGCTTAAAATCAAGGGAGCGTTTGGCGGCTCTGTGACACGAGAACTAACGGCGGAAATTGAAGCGCGGTTCGCCAGAGGAGACGCGGTTTCCTCGACTGAAGCGGGAACATTAGAAATGTTTAATCCCTGGGATGCTTACAGCGCTGAGTTACAGTCAAAAGTTGATATTAAACGGATTCAAAGCGCGATCGAACAAGGAAAACTAAGAATTTTTGCTGATGTGATGCACGGTGCTGCGTCAGGGGGATTATCTCGGTTTTTGGGAGAAGGGGTAACAGAAATTAATAGCAATCGTGATCCGTTATTTGGCGGACATCCTCCGGAACCCTTACCGCGCTATATTCCCGACTTGTTTCGATCGATTCATCAAGCCAAAACAGATCATCCCGAACAGTTACGAGTGGGATTAGTCTTTGATGGTGATAGCGATCGAATCGCGGCAGTTGACGGAGAAGGAAACTTCCTCAGTTCACAAGTGCTGATTCCGATTTTAATTGCTCATCTGGTCAAAAATCACGGATTTAGCGGCGAAGTGGTAAAAACCGTAAGTGGTTCAGATTTAATGCCGCTCGTGGCGCAACAATATCAACAGCCTCTCCATGAAACCGCCATTGGCTATAAATATATTGCCGAGCGAATGTTAGAAACGCAAGTGCTGTTAGGGGGAGAAGAATCAGGGGGAATCGGCTATGGAACACATATTCCCGAAAGAGACGCACTGTTATCAGCATTGTATGTTATCGAAGCCGTGGTGATGGCAGAAAAAGATTTGGGAACACTTTATCGAGAGTTACAAGCAGCGGTGGGATTTTATTCCTGTTACGATCGAGTGGATTTATCTTTAGCCAACGAAGAAGCGAAACAAAGAGTACAACAGGTTTTAAAAAATAATCCGCCTCAGCAAATCGCCAACCAAAGCGTTAAAGACTGTCAAACCATCGACGGCTATAAATTTCGTCTGGAAGATGATAGTTGGTTATTAGTGCGTTTTAGTGGCACTGAACCACTGCTGCGATTGTATTGTGAGGCAAAAAATGACAAGCAGGTGAGGACAATCTTAAATTGGGCGCAACAATGGGCGATCGCATTATAA
- a CDS encoding DUF2499 domain-containing protein, producing the protein MNALSIPTWIVHVSSVIEWIVAIWLIWRYGEITGEKKWWGLSLAMFPALVSAMCAVTWHFFDNAESLDWLVILQAGMTLLGNITLCAAAWWIWRTSPSSPSS; encoded by the coding sequence ATGAATGCACTCTCAATACCAACTTGGATCGTTCATGTTTCCAGTGTCATTGAATGGATCGTCGCAATTTGGTTAATTTGGCGTTACGGTGAAATCACTGGCGAGAAAAAATGGTGGGGACTCTCCTTAGCCATGTTTCCCGCATTAGTTAGCGCCATGTGCGCCGTCACTTGGCACTTTTTCGATAATGCAGAATCTCTCGATTGGCTAGTCATTCTCCAGGCTGGTATGACCTTATTAGGAAATATTACCCTTTGTGCCGCCGCTTGGTGGATTTGGCGAACCTCTCCGTCTTCCCCCTCAAGTTAA
- the clpB gene encoding ATP-dependent chaperone ClpB, producing the protein MQPTDPSKFTQQAWDVIVDSQEVARRFKNQELEVEHLMLTLFSTEGVANQILEAKKIDVSRLQQQLEVFTNRQRKSMRVEQLYLGRGLDQLLDRAEKARQSWEDEVIGVEHLLLGFAEDDRVGRRVLRPYSVDPQDIEAAIKEFRANRPPDQESAAEGEQEKEKEEEQTPLEKYGRDLTEQASGGKLDPVIGRDEEIRRVVQVLSRRSKNNPVLIGEPGVGKTAIAEGLAQRIVNGDVPDSLKNRSLIALDMGSLIAGAKYRGEFEDRLRKVLHEVTHSEGQIVLFIDELQTVVGTGSGQGTMDAGNLLKPMLARGELRCIGATTLDEYRKHIEKDPALERRFQQVYVKQPDVEATVSILRGLKERYEVHHGVKITDSALVAAASLSDRYITERFLPDKAIDLVDEAAAKLKMEITSKPTELESIDRRLMQLQMEKLSLEGEDELAKNNSSAYRSAKERLEKIQQEMEELESSQKELSSQWQSEKQMLEEINALKEEEDQLRVQVEQAEREYDLEKAAQLKYGQLEGLQRQRENKESKLLDMQSQGRTLLREQVTESDIAEIVAKWTSIPVNRLLESERQRLLGLEGYLHERVIGQKEAVSAVSAAIRRARAGMKDPARPIGSFLFMGPTGVGKTELARAMAEFLFDTEESLIRIDMSEYMEKHSVSRLVGAPPGYVGYEEGGQLSEQIRRRPYSVVLLDEVEKAHPDVFNILLQVLDDGRITDSQGRVIDFRNTIIVMTSNIGGDDILQFSQEDSQYEQMRKKVLEALRTHFRPEFLNRIDDLIIFHTLKREELAEIITIQLRRIEKLLSQQKLTIKLTAAAQNYLVDVGYDPVYGARPLKRAIQRELENPIATKILEMAFGEGDTILVDCVENQLVFKKEEEAPSVAVEVVS; encoded by the coding sequence ATGCAGCCCACCGACCCGAGCAAGTTTACGCAACAAGCCTGGGATGTCATTGTTGATTCACAAGAAGTCGCCCGTCGCTTTAAAAACCAAGAGTTAGAAGTGGAACATTTGATGCTTACCCTATTTTCCACGGAAGGGGTAGCCAATCAGATTCTAGAAGCTAAAAAAATTGATGTGTCTCGTCTTCAGCAACAGCTAGAAGTGTTCACCAACCGCCAACGCAAATCCATGCGGGTTGAACAATTGTATCTGGGACGAGGACTGGATCAACTACTCGATCGCGCCGAAAAAGCAAGACAAAGTTGGGAAGATGAGGTGATCGGTGTCGAACATCTTTTGTTAGGCTTTGCGGAAGACGATCGTGTTGGTCGTCGCGTATTACGTCCCTACAGCGTTGATCCGCAAGACATTGAAGCCGCAATTAAAGAATTTCGCGCCAATCGTCCCCCAGACCAAGAAAGCGCAGCGGAAGGGGAACAAGAGAAGGAAAAAGAAGAGGAACAAACCCCCCTCGAAAAATATGGGCGTGATCTCACCGAACAAGCAAGTGGGGGAAAACTTGACCCTGTAATTGGTCGCGATGAGGAAATTCGTCGCGTGGTACAAGTCTTGTCCCGTCGTTCTAAGAATAATCCTGTTTTAATTGGTGAACCAGGAGTGGGAAAAACCGCCATTGCGGAAGGATTAGCGCAGCGAATTGTTAACGGTGATGTTCCCGACTCCCTGAAAAACCGCAGTTTAATCGCTTTAGATATGGGGAGTTTAATCGCTGGTGCAAAATATCGCGGTGAATTTGAAGATCGGCTTCGCAAGGTGTTACATGAGGTGACTCATTCCGAAGGACAAATTGTTCTCTTTATTGATGAATTACAAACCGTTGTGGGAACAGGTTCCGGTCAAGGAACAATGGACGCAGGGAATTTATTAAAACCAATGTTAGCGCGGGGAGAATTACGCTGTATCGGTGCGACAACTTTAGACGAATATCGGAAACACATCGAAAAAGACCCCGCGTTAGAACGGCGATTTCAACAGGTTTATGTGAAACAACCTGATGTGGAAGCAACGGTTTCGATTTTACGTGGCTTGAAAGAACGTTATGAAGTCCATCATGGGGTAAAAATTACCGACTCCGCATTAGTGGCGGCGGCGAGTTTATCTGATCGTTACATAACTGAACGTTTTTTACCCGATAAGGCGATCGATCTCGTGGATGAGGCGGCAGCAAAATTAAAAATGGAGATTACCTCCAAACCTACCGAATTGGAAAGCATCGATCGACGTTTGATGCAATTACAGATGGAGAAACTCTCGTTGGAAGGAGAAGACGAATTAGCGAAAAATAATTCCAGCGCTTATCGTTCCGCAAAAGAACGTCTAGAGAAAATTCAACAGGAAATGGAGGAACTGGAAAGTAGCCAGAAAGAATTATCTTCCCAATGGCAATCAGAAAAACAGATGTTAGAAGAAATTAATGCCTTGAAAGAAGAAGAAGATCAGCTACGAGTACAAGTAGAACAAGCGGAACGAGAATATGATCTCGAAAAAGCGGCGCAGTTGAAGTATGGACAATTAGAAGGATTACAACGCCAACGGGAAAATAAAGAAAGTAAATTATTAGATATGCAGTCTCAAGGGCGAACCTTGCTGCGGGAACAGGTGACAGAATCGGATATAGCGGAAATCGTCGCTAAATGGACGAGTATTCCCGTTAATCGCTTGTTAGAGTCGGAACGACAGAGACTGTTAGGATTAGAAGGCTATTTACACGAACGGGTTATCGGTCAAAAAGAGGCAGTTTCCGCCGTTTCTGCTGCCATTCGTCGCGCTAGGGCTGGAATGAAAGACCCCGCACGTCCGATCGGTTCTTTCTTGTTTATGGGACCCACTGGCGTTGGCAAAACCGAACTCGCCCGCGCTATGGCAGAATTTCTATTCGATACAGAAGAATCATTGATTCGCATTGATATGTCCGAATATATGGAGAAACATTCCGTTTCCCGTTTAGTCGGCGCACCCCCTGGCTATGTCGGCTATGAAGAAGGGGGACAACTTTCGGAACAGATTCGCCGTCGTCCTTATTCTGTGGTGCTTTTAGATGAAGTAGAAAAGGCGCATCCTGATGTTTTTAATATCCTTCTCCAAGTGTTAGACGATGGACGCATTACGGATTCACAAGGGCGAGTCATTGATTTTCGGAATACAATTATTGTGATGACCAGCAACATCGGGGGTGATGATATCTTACAGTTTTCTCAAGAAGATTCTCAGTATGAACAAATGCGGAAGAAAGTTTTGGAAGCATTACGAACCCATTTCCGTCCCGAATTTTTGAATCGTATTGATGATCTGATTATTTTCCATACTTTGAAACGAGAAGAACTCGCAGAAATTATTACCATTCAACTGCGACGCATCGAGAAACTGTTATCTCAACAAAAACTAACTATTAAATTGACAGCCGCCGCTCAAAATTATTTAGTTGATGTGGGATATGATCCCGTATATGGCGCACGTCCGCTAAAACGAGCGATTCAACGGGAGTTAGAAAACCCAATTGCAACTAAAATCCTAGAAATGGCATTTGGAGAAGGGGATACAATTCTTGTCGATTGTGTTGAGAATCAACTGGTTTTCAAAAAAGAAGAAGAAGCGCCATCAGTAGCGGTGGAAGTCGTATCTTAA
- a CDS encoding SDR family oxidoreductase, with protein sequence MEGKVIVIVGATGGIGSTLTHYLSETGAKLVLAAKESSRLSALVSQLSVGENVLSVPTDITQPEQVKTLMEKTIAQFGQIDVLVNAAGAGILKPHQKIEPADLDAMLDLNLKGSFYTSQAVAEVMRKQKSGHICNVVGILGKHPMAMGSAYCASKFGAVGFSKCLAEELKRYGVKVTLFYFGGVNTPFWDQAGLKVDRAKMLSPDTAAQGILFALQAEPNAVPTEINIQPDNHLFF encoded by the coding sequence ATGGAAGGAAAAGTTATCGTCATCGTTGGCGCAACGGGAGGAATTGGTTCGACCCTCACCCATTATCTCTCAGAAACGGGAGCAAAGCTAGTTTTGGCAGCGAAAGAGAGTAGCCGCTTATCGGCGTTAGTGTCACAGTTATCGGTGGGGGAAAATGTATTGAGTGTTCCCACTGATATCACTCAACCCGAACAGGTGAAAACGTTAATGGAAAAAACGATCGCGCAATTTGGTCAAATTGATGTTTTAGTCAATGCAGCTGGGGCTGGGATTCTCAAACCCCACCAAAAAATTGAACCGGCTGATCTCGATGCCATGCTTGATCTGAATCTTAAAGGCAGTTTTTACACCTCTCAAGCCGTGGCTGAGGTAATGAGAAAGCAAAAGTCGGGACACATTTGTAACGTGGTCGGAATTTTAGGAAAACACCCCATGGCCATGGGTAGTGCTTATTGTGCCTCAAAATTTGGGGCTGTCGGCTTTAGTAAATGTCTTGCAGAAGAATTAAAACGTTATGGGGTAAAAGTGACGTTATTCTATTTTGGTGGAGTCAATACGCCATTTTGGGATCAAGCAGGATTAAAGGTCGATCGTGCTAAAATGCTAAGTCCAGATACGGCAGCCCAGGGAATTTTATTTGCACTGCAAGCCGAACCGAATGCAGTTCCCACAGAAATAAACATCCAACCTGATAATCATTTATTTTTCTAA
- a CDS encoding DUF3143 domain-containing protein, translating to MSLPTADTPLYNHPLPALEEWLKDLGCQQDSEQLHCWSITTSNWQAEISLEVEEIVVSYLNAAEGKRDLSRSFPYSLSREDVEAAVFSGP from the coding sequence ATGTCTCTCCCCACTGCTGATACTCCCTTATACAATCATCCTTTACCCGCTCTCGAAGAATGGTTAAAAGACTTAGGTTGCCAACAAGATAGCGAACAATTACACTGTTGGTCAATTACCACTTCCAATTGGCAAGCTGAAATTAGTTTAGAAGTAGAAGAAATTGTTGTTTCTTATCTCAATGCTGCGGAAGGAAAGCGGGATTTAAGTCGCTCTTTTCCTTATTCCTTAAGTCGTGAAGATGTGGAAGCTGCCGTATTTTCGGGTCCCTAA
- a CDS encoding J domain-containing protein: MSATNPSTAISKQFAHSYYGRLGLHPSASPLEIRRAYRDLSKRYHPDTTDLPQHIAKAKFQALNEAYATLSNPQRRALYDHQIGYSRLNVIQQPLHFQAQEKSPKKVVNSAYLDSNDRPLSSGEVFVLLILGATFVTCILLVIIIGLTRGEGAFRIPEIAPASTIIKSFLFFIHQL, from the coding sequence ATGTCAGCCACTAATCCTTCTACTGCAATTTCCAAACAATTCGCTCATAGTTATTATGGGCGATTAGGGCTACATCCCTCCGCATCTCCTCTTGAAATTCGGCGGGCTTATCGAGATTTGAGCAAACGGTATCATCCCGACACAACCGATTTACCTCAGCATATTGCCAAAGCAAAGTTTCAAGCACTCAATGAAGCCTACGCGACTTTAAGTAATCCGCAACGTCGAGCATTATATGACCATCAAATTGGTTATTCTCGATTGAATGTGATACAACAACCTCTCCATTTTCAAGCACAAGAAAAAAGCCCGAAGAAAGTGGTTAATAGTGCTTATTTAGACAGCAACGATCGACCGCTTTCCTCTGGAGAAGTATTTGTTTTACTCATTTTAGGTGCGACTTTCGTCACTTGTATTTTATTAGTCATCATTATTGGTTTGACTCGTGGCGAGGGAGCATTTCGGATTCCTGAAATTGCCCCAGCCTCTACGATTATTAAATCTTTCTTGTTCTTTATTCACCAACTTTAA
- a CDS encoding rhomboid family intramembrane serine protease, whose protein sequence is MTRYHNEKGTFEEFKDQLTILFGLVAIFWVVELVDLFVISSYSFDRFGIIPRNVIGLRGIFFAPFLHGNLPHLIANTVPFLSLGWLTMLQKTSDFWRVTGITMLVGGLGVWLIGQTGSIHIGASILIFGYLGFLLFRGYFQRNTPSIALSIIVGVFYGSLIWGVLPTRAGISWEGHLFGFIGGVIAARWIGKSRRS, encoded by the coding sequence ATGACTCGCTACCACAATGAAAAAGGAACGTTTGAAGAGTTCAAAGATCAATTAACGATTTTGTTCGGATTAGTCGCTATTTTTTGGGTCGTGGAATTAGTTGATTTATTTGTTATTTCCTCTTACTCTTTCGATCGATTTGGAATTATTCCGCGTAATGTTATCGGATTAAGGGGGATATTTTTTGCTCCTTTTTTACATGGTAATCTTCCTCATTTAATCGCTAATACTGTTCCGTTTCTCTCCCTCGGTTGGCTAACCATGTTACAAAAAACCAGCGATTTTTGGCGAGTAACAGGAATTACAATGTTAGTCGGAGGATTAGGAGTTTGGCTAATTGGTCAAACGGGTTCAATCCATATTGGCGCTAGTATTTTAATTTTTGGTTACTTGGGTTTTCTACTATTTCGAGGTTATTTCCAACGTAATACTCCCTCGATCGCCCTTTCCATTATTGTTGGTGTCTTTTATGGTAGTTTAATTTGGGGAGTGCTTCCCACTCGCGCTGGTATTTCTTGGGAAGGACATTTATTTGGTTTTATTGGTGGTGTAATTGCCGCGCGTTGG
- the psbO gene encoding photosystem II manganese-stabilizing polypeptide produces MKYRSIIATILALCLGVLTACAEEPSEYVDKSQLTYDQVLGTGLANKCPRLASSRRGTIEIDTNTIYKIKDICLQPTDFFVKEEPTNRRREAEFVPGKLLTRSTSSLDQIIANLKLNEEGQFLFEEIDGIDFQPITVQLPGGEQIPFLFTIKGLAAQTEPGLDNINTSTDLEGDFRVPSYRGALFLDPKGRGVASGYDNAIALPAQADDDELERANVKRYTEGKGHISLQIEKVDQVTGEIAGTFDSEQPSDTDLGAQEPEEVKVRGIFYGRIENATS; encoded by the coding sequence ATGAAATATCGTTCAATAATAGCCACAATCCTGGCGCTGTGTTTAGGTGTTTTAACAGCTTGCGCGGAAGAACCAAGCGAATATGTAGATAAAAGTCAACTCACTTATGATCAGGTGTTAGGAACGGGATTAGCCAACAAATGTCCTCGTTTGGCATCTAGCAGACGAGGAACAATTGAAATCGACACTAACACTATCTATAAAATTAAGGATATCTGTTTGCAACCAACGGACTTTTTCGTGAAAGAAGAACCCACCAATCGGCGTCGAGAAGCTGAGTTTGTTCCTGGGAAGCTGCTGACTCGTTCCACTTCTAGTTTGGATCAAATTATTGCGAATTTGAAACTGAATGAAGAGGGACAATTTTTGTTTGAAGAAATTGATGGGATTGATTTCCAGCCGATTACCGTACAACTCCCTGGGGGCGAACAAATTCCTTTCTTATTTACGATTAAAGGTTTAGCCGCTCAAACCGAACCAGGTTTGGACAATATCAATACTTCTACTGATTTAGAGGGGGATTTCCGAGTTCCTTCTTATCGCGGTGCTTTATTCCTTGATCCGAAAGGACGTGGGGTTGCTAGTGGTTACGATAACGCGATCGCGCTCCCAGCACAAGCGGATGATGATGAATTAGAACGAGCGAATGTGAAGCGTTACACAGAAGGAAAGGGACACATTTCTCTGCAAATTGAGAAAGTCGATCAAGTAACGGGTGAAATTGCTGGCACTTTTGACAGTGAGCAACCCTCGGATACTGATTTAGGAGCGCAAGAACCAGAAGAGGTTAAGGTTCGTGGTATTTTCTACGGACGCATTGAAAACGCAACTAGCTAA